From Actinomyces sp. oral taxon 171 str. F0337, one genomic window encodes:
- a CDS encoding ABC transporter transmembrane domain-containing protein, whose product MTPDAPLPQPPSLGAGALLRWLLRRAAVPVTLATLAACTSNIIQAIVPAFLGQALDSGIENGLNGRVWGIGALLLVLFVVYAVGDTMLSYFGVTAWMRTAFDVDRLVGRQISATGKDLSRQVSTGEVATIIASDADYLGKLIQHLPALLGAAASFIVVSFLMLRTSVSLGLIVILGMPLVAAIVTLVIRPLQKRQAVQREAQSAVTTVTTDTVAGLRILRGIGGEDVFARRYRDTSQELRRRGVEVASSQATLMTLQVLLPGLFAAIVVWVAARMAVAGSLTPGGLITFYGYTAYLSWPLWVFTSSVQDYTRAVVGARRLSRLLEVAPAAGSLVERLNLDPAAAHPVSGDLVDTDSGLRLKEGRMTALVCPDPQVSAELAMRLGRFTDAGPTVTLAGRPLTTMPLEQVRASVVVSGATAQLFTGTLREALDVRGGPDPQPVGLEDLVRAETERTTGADVDQQVRAQERHMPGDDRLIEAIGIADAGDVLTSLSEGLAGMITEKGRSLSGGQRQRVALARALLTEAPTLVLIEPTSALDSHTEARVATQVHRARAGRTTVVVTASPLVLEACDEVVLLDSSGTELLRSTHRELMAMARAGDAQAADYRAVVSRAMGEDAEVSC is encoded by the coding sequence ATGACCCCCGACGCCCCACTGCCCCAGCCCCCGTCGCTCGGGGCCGGGGCGCTTCTGCGCTGGCTGCTGCGCCGCGCCGCCGTCCCGGTCACCCTGGCGACCCTGGCGGCATGCACCTCCAACATCATTCAGGCGATCGTGCCGGCCTTCCTGGGCCAGGCCCTGGACTCCGGGATCGAGAACGGCCTCAACGGCCGCGTCTGGGGCATCGGCGCCCTGCTGCTGGTGCTGTTCGTCGTCTACGCCGTCGGGGACACGATGCTGTCCTACTTCGGGGTGACGGCCTGGATGCGCACCGCCTTCGACGTCGACCGGCTCGTGGGCCGACAGATCTCCGCCACGGGCAAGGACCTGTCCCGGCAGGTCTCCACCGGCGAGGTCGCCACCATCATCGCCTCCGACGCCGACTACCTGGGCAAGCTCATCCAGCACCTGCCGGCCCTGCTGGGGGCGGCGGCCAGCTTCATCGTCGTGTCCTTCCTCATGCTGCGCACCTCGGTGAGCCTGGGACTCATCGTCATCCTGGGCATGCCGCTGGTCGCGGCGATCGTCACCCTGGTCATCCGGCCCCTGCAGAAGCGTCAGGCCGTCCAGCGCGAGGCCCAGTCCGCGGTCACCACGGTCACCACGGACACGGTGGCGGGCCTGCGGATCCTGCGGGGCATCGGCGGGGAGGACGTCTTCGCCCGCCGCTACCGGGACACCTCCCAGGAGCTGCGGCGCCGCGGCGTCGAGGTGGCCTCCTCCCAGGCCACCCTCATGACCCTCCAGGTCCTGCTGCCCGGGCTCTTCGCCGCCATCGTCGTGTGGGTGGCGGCGCGCATGGCCGTGGCCGGCAGCCTCACCCCCGGCGGACTCATCACCTTCTACGGCTACACCGCCTACCTGTCCTGGCCGCTGTGGGTGTTCACCAGCTCCGTGCAGGACTACACCCGGGCCGTCGTCGGCGCCCGGCGCCTGAGCCGCCTGCTGGAGGTGGCACCGGCCGCCGGCAGCCTCGTGGAGCGCCTCAACCTGGACCCGGCCGCCGCCCACCCCGTCAGCGGCGACCTGGTGGACACCGACAGCGGCCTGCGCCTGAAGGAGGGCCGCATGACGGCCCTCGTGTGCCCCGACCCGCAGGTCTCCGCCGAGCTGGCCATGCGCCTGGGGCGCTTCACCGACGCCGGCCCCACCGTGACCCTGGCGGGCCGGCCGCTGACCACCATGCCCCTGGAGCAGGTGCGCGCCAGCGTCGTCGTCTCCGGTGCCACCGCCCAGCTCTTCACCGGCACCCTGCGCGAGGCCCTCGACGTGCGCGGCGGCCCCGACCCGCAGCCGGTGGGCCTGGAGGACCTCGTGCGCGCCGAGACCGAGCGCACCACCGGGGCCGACGTCGACCAGCAGGTCCGCGCCCAGGAGCGTCACATGCCCGGCGACGACCGGCTCATCGAGGCCATCGGGATCGCCGACGCCGGCGACGTCCTGACCTCCCTGAGCGAGGGCCTGGCCGGGATGATCACCGAGAAGGGCCGGTCCCTGTCCGGCGGGCAGCGTCAGCGCGTGGCCCTGGCCCGGGCCCTGCTCACCGAGGCGCCCACGCTCGTGCTCATCGAGCCGACCTCCGCCCTGGACTCCCACACCGAGGCCCGCGTGGCCACCCAGGTGCACCGGGCCCGCGCCGGGCGCACGACCGTCGTCGTCACCGCCTCGCCGCTGGTCCTGGAGGCCTGCGATGAGGTCGTCCTCCTGGACTCCAGCGGCACCGAGCTCCTGCGCTCCACGCACCGCGAGCTCATGGCGATGGCCCGCGCCGGTGACGCGCAGGCGGCCGACTACCGCGCCGTCGTCTCGAGGGCCATGGGCGAGGACGCGGAGGTGAGCTGCTGA
- a CDS encoding ABC transporter ATP-binding protein yields MALPVAPGPVALRKTFRIMASYRWRFVVVLALQITAVLSTLVAPQLLGRLVGRVSAGRADAGYVDRIVLTIIAVTLVGALINRFAQKHARTLGESVFADLRERMMNRVVHLPLSAVESAGTGDLVGRTTTDVSRIDFLVRVGIPQILVCVVTIVFTLLAAAVADPLLALGLLVIAPPVWSMMRWYLPISIPAYRAESAAQARLNGAVSETVEHAETVDALGIGARRERAIMASIKEAWSLERYTAALRVRLFMVLDVAWRAPVVVILLWGGFLAGRGYATLGAITTVALYSMELRKPVGQLMFWIDQVQIAQASLSRILGVEEVPDDRAPTGEEPEGTRIVLDDVRFSYREGVEVLHGIDLELVPGERLAVVGPSGSGKSTLGRMLAGINPPTSGRVTVGGVALTDLTEDELRRHVALVTQEHHVFVGTVADNMRLGRPRASDDTIREAIEAIGAGTWVDALPEGMNTMVGSGHLELSPAQAQEVALARLVLLDPHTLILDEATSLLDPRAARTLERTLSTALAGRTVIEVAHRLYTAADADRVAVVMDGRIVELGTHDELVTLGGEYASLWQAWNQE; encoded by the coding sequence ATGGCCCTTCCCGTTGCTCCTGGGCCCGTCGCCCTGCGCAAGACCTTCCGGATCATGGCCTCCTACCGGTGGCGCTTCGTCGTCGTCCTGGCCCTCCAGATCACGGCGGTCCTGTCCACGCTCGTGGCCCCGCAGCTGCTGGGGCGGCTGGTCGGGCGGGTCTCGGCCGGGCGGGCCGACGCCGGCTACGTGGACCGGATCGTGCTGACCATCATCGCGGTCACGCTCGTGGGGGCGCTCATCAACCGCTTCGCTCAGAAGCACGCCCGGACCCTGGGCGAGTCGGTCTTCGCCGACCTGCGCGAGCGCATGATGAACCGGGTGGTGCACCTGCCGCTGAGCGCCGTGGAGTCAGCTGGGACCGGCGACCTCGTGGGGCGCACCACCACCGACGTCTCCCGCATCGACTTCCTGGTGCGGGTGGGGATCCCCCAGATCCTCGTGTGCGTGGTGACGATAGTCTTCACGCTCCTGGCCGCCGCCGTCGCCGACCCCCTCCTGGCGCTCGGGCTGCTCGTCATCGCCCCGCCCGTGTGGTCGATGATGCGCTGGTACCTGCCGATCTCCATCCCCGCCTACCGGGCCGAGTCGGCCGCCCAGGCGCGCCTCAACGGCGCGGTCTCCGAGACGGTCGAGCACGCCGAGACCGTGGACGCGCTGGGTATCGGGGCGCGCCGCGAGCGGGCCATCATGGCCTCCATCAAGGAGGCCTGGTCCCTGGAGCGCTACACGGCCGCGCTGCGGGTGCGCCTGTTCATGGTGCTCGACGTCGCCTGGCGGGCGCCCGTCGTCGTCATCCTCCTGTGGGGAGGGTTCCTGGCCGGCCGCGGCTACGCGACCCTGGGGGCGATCACCACCGTCGCCCTCTACTCCATGGAGCTGCGCAAGCCGGTGGGCCAGCTCATGTTCTGGATCGACCAGGTCCAGATCGCCCAGGCCTCCCTGTCCCGCATCCTGGGGGTGGAGGAGGTCCCCGACGACCGCGCCCCCACCGGCGAGGAGCCCGAGGGCACGCGGATCGTGCTCGACGACGTGCGCTTCTCCTACCGGGAGGGCGTCGAGGTGCTCCACGGGATCGACCTGGAGCTCGTGCCCGGGGAGCGGCTGGCCGTCGTCGGGCCCTCGGGGTCGGGCAAGTCCACGCTGGGGCGGATGCTGGCCGGCATCAACCCGCCCACCTCCGGGCGCGTCACGGTGGGAGGGGTGGCGCTGACGGACCTGACCGAGGACGAGCTGCGCCGCCACGTGGCCCTGGTGACCCAGGAGCACCACGTGTTCGTCGGCACCGTGGCGGACAACATGCGCCTGGGCCGCCCCCGCGCCTCCGACGACACGATCCGCGAGGCCATTGAGGCCATCGGGGCCGGCACCTGGGTGGACGCGCTGCCCGAGGGGATGAACACGATGGTCGGCTCGGGTCACCTCGAGCTCAGCCCCGCCCAGGCCCAGGAGGTGGCGCTGGCCCGGCTCGTGCTGCTGGACCCGCACACGCTCATCCTGGACGAGGCCACCTCGCTGCTGGACCCGCGCGCCGCCCGCACCCTGGAGCGGACCCTGTCCACGGCACTGGCCGGGCGCACCGTCATCGAGGTGGCCCACCGCCTCTACACGGCCGCCGACGCCGACCGGGTCGCCGTCGTCATGGACGGGCGGATCGTGGAGCTGGGCACCCACGACGAGCTCGTGACCCTCGGTGGGGAGTACGCGAGCCTCTGGCAGGCCTGGAACCAGGAGTAG
- a CDS encoding phage holin family protein: protein MPNNQPPPPPPSASTTPPRRAGSSAQPTLGELIARISENISALVRGEIDLAKAKGQRMVKEMGLGAGLLAAAGVLSLFIFGLVLGAMTSGLSNIMPLWAAFLVVALLLTLIAVPMALIGIKRLKAAKADTPTPQEGLKESVDAVKGAVASGLERGNAR from the coding sequence ATGCCCAACAACCAGCCACCTCCCCCGCCGCCGTCGGCCTCCACCACGCCTCCTCGCAGGGCCGGCAGCAGCGCCCAGCCCACGCTCGGTGAGCTCATCGCCCGCATCTCGGAGAACATCTCCGCGCTGGTGCGCGGCGAGATCGATCTGGCCAAGGCCAAGGGCCAGCGCATGGTCAAGGAGATGGGGCTGGGGGCCGGGCTGCTCGCCGCCGCCGGGGTGCTGTCCCTGTTCATCTTCGGGCTGGTGCTGGGAGCCATGACGTCCGGGCTGTCCAACATCATGCCGCTGTGGGCCGCCTTCCTCGTGGTGGCGCTGCTCCTCACCCTCATCGCCGTGCCGATGGCCCTGATCGGCATCAAGCGGCTCAAGGCCGCCAAGGCCGACACGCCCACGCCGCAGGAGGGGCTGAAGGAGTCCGTCGACGCCGTCAAGGGGGCCGTCGCCTCCGGCCTGGAGAGGGGGAACGCCCGGTGA
- a CDS encoding NYN domain-containing protein produces MALKMAVVVDYQNVHLTGAGLYTPGCPPEDALIDPYRFASQLAQARNATNDDMHQVEVSRVEVFRGLPIPEDDSDAYRRNQAQQAQWTRGHHGVVNVTLRPLKYSWEYIDGVRRPVRSSRQEKGVDVLCALMLVDLARCGLYDVVVLASRDTDLAPALDNAARTGSAKVEAAKWYHPGVPSTRGRIKTERRLWTTSMTEQHFLSSLDPIDYT; encoded by the coding sequence GTGGCCCTCAAAATGGCAGTCGTCGTTGACTACCAGAACGTCCATCTCACTGGGGCAGGCCTATACACACCAGGGTGTCCTCCCGAGGACGCACTCATCGATCCTTACCGGTTCGCCAGTCAACTTGCTCAGGCCCGCAACGCGACGAACGACGACATGCACCAGGTAGAGGTCTCCAGGGTTGAGGTCTTTCGCGGCCTGCCCATTCCAGAAGATGACAGCGATGCTTACCGACGCAACCAGGCCCAGCAGGCACAGTGGACCCGGGGTCACCACGGAGTGGTCAACGTGACGTTGCGGCCGCTGAAGTACTCATGGGAGTACATCGATGGAGTCAGGCGACCTGTCCGCTCATCGAGACAGGAAAAGGGTGTCGATGTCCTATGCGCCTTGATGCTCGTTGACTTGGCTCGCTGCGGCTTGTACGACGTCGTGGTTCTCGCTTCCCGGGACACGGACCTCGCCCCAGCCCTCGACAATGCTGCCCGAACTGGCAGCGCCAAAGTTGAAGCGGCCAAGTGGTACCACCCTGGAGTCCCAAGCACACGAGGCCGTATCAAGACCGAACGCCGGCTGTGGACCACGTCCATGACTGAGCAGCACTTTCTCTCCAGCCTGGACCCCATCGACTACACCTGA
- a CDS encoding helicase-related protein, with product MTTAPTTPQDAVTDPAPSLPSLDVAPGSVVRVRDEDWLVTQVSTTSDGMLVTVQGLSELVRDTTAQFSAGLDHIVPVGPRHTRVIADTSTHHRLSRLWLEATLRKTALPATSTDLAVVSDVLADPLAYQLTAVRQALDPANLRPRILLADTVGLGKTLEIGMILAELVRRGRGDRILIVTPRHVLEQMQHEMWSRFALPFVRLDSVGIQRVRRSVPASRNPFSVFHRAIISIDTLKSDRYLNHLRKQRWDAVVIDESHNVTNKGTLNNRLADILARQTDALILASATPHNGNPKSFAELIRLLEPTAVRADGTLDEEAVRRLVIRRHRHSDEVRDVVGGRWKERLTPVNKLVEPSPAEDAVAGELSRTWLHRSDGATLPGGRKAGSRGDSLFAWTLAKSFLSSPAALIQTIDERLARRRSRAAAGSAPEPSEQSQTLTRLRELAVEANTTASGKYQALLTELRRIGIGPRSTERVVVFAERIATLTWLAEHLREDLRLPADAVRVMHGSLSDVEQQEIVEQFRQAHTPVRVLVTGDVASEGVNLHAQCHELIHYDIPWSLIRIEQRNGRIDRYGQSVSPQITTLLLSPSDPRFSGDVRVLTRLMEKEDQAHRALGDAASLMGLYSGEKEEAAIREALAAGQDIDDVVPDADDALTLDPMAALFAKLTGTAEARGDDAAAPTGAEDSPAAPSNPSDPAGPAAPTPPAAPLATSTLYETQLDYLRQALTELYERPEEPEQRQTGGGGVSWREHGTQHVVEMVPPAGLRHRLSVLPQSYLRERRVQEHLKLATTQTKGARLLTEALSDSSDSSWPEAHYLGPLHPVLDWAGDRVLAKLGRSSVFAVRGDVDSPTVLLLGTLTNQAGRTVSMVCVSIAFPYLDLAAAQSELDAGRPVEAVPIGQVHDSPTAMFEAVGISRELRNSGPVTQTSLLEALIPPAVDTARDHMRLTLDAAEEQATARVEAWAERANTWDDEAGRLIQNRHLREQRITVAQEHELRKQHLPAHTLVRPLLVVVPQDFGMEGDL from the coding sequence GTGACAACGGCGCCCACGACTCCCCAGGATGCGGTGACGGATCCTGCTCCTTCCCTCCCTTCTCTTGATGTCGCTCCGGGCTCTGTGGTCCGGGTACGCGACGAGGACTGGCTGGTCACCCAGGTCTCCACCACGTCTGACGGCATGCTGGTGACGGTGCAGGGCCTGTCCGAGCTGGTTCGGGACACGACGGCGCAGTTCTCCGCTGGTCTTGACCACATCGTCCCGGTGGGTCCGCGCCACACCCGGGTCATCGCGGACACCTCCACTCATCACCGGCTCTCGCGCCTGTGGCTGGAGGCGACGCTACGCAAGACGGCGCTCCCAGCGACCTCCACCGACCTGGCCGTGGTCAGTGACGTCCTCGCCGACCCGCTGGCCTACCAGCTGACGGCGGTTCGCCAGGCCCTGGACCCGGCGAACCTGCGCCCGCGTATCCTCCTGGCTGACACCGTGGGCCTGGGCAAGACCCTGGAGATCGGCATGATTCTGGCCGAGCTCGTGCGCCGCGGCCGGGGCGACCGCATTCTCATCGTCACGCCCCGTCACGTGCTCGAGCAGATGCAGCACGAGATGTGGTCGCGCTTCGCCCTGCCCTTCGTGCGCCTGGACTCGGTGGGCATCCAGCGGGTGCGCCGTTCGGTACCGGCCTCACGCAACCCGTTCTCGGTGTTCCACCGCGCGATCATCTCCATCGACACGCTGAAGTCGGACCGCTACCTCAACCATCTGCGCAAGCAGCGCTGGGACGCGGTCGTCATCGACGAGTCACACAACGTCACCAACAAGGGCACGCTCAACAACCGGCTCGCGGACATTCTGGCCCGTCAGACCGACGCCCTCATCCTGGCCTCGGCCACGCCCCACAACGGCAACCCGAAGTCCTTCGCCGAGCTCATCCGTCTGCTGGAGCCGACGGCGGTGCGAGCGGACGGCACCCTCGATGAGGAGGCTGTGCGTCGCCTCGTCATCCGCCGTCACCGTCACTCCGACGAGGTGCGCGACGTCGTGGGGGGCCGCTGGAAGGAGCGCCTGACTCCGGTCAACAAGCTGGTGGAGCCCTCCCCGGCCGAGGACGCGGTGGCCGGCGAGCTCTCGCGCACCTGGCTGCACCGTTCCGACGGCGCCACCCTGCCCGGAGGCCGGAAAGCGGGCTCGCGCGGCGACTCCCTGTTCGCCTGGACCCTGGCCAAGTCTTTCCTGTCCTCACCGGCGGCCCTCATCCAGACGATCGACGAGCGCCTGGCCCGACGCCGCAGCCGGGCAGCAGCCGGCTCCGCCCCGGAGCCCTCGGAGCAGTCACAGACCCTGACCCGCCTGCGCGAGCTGGCCGTGGAGGCCAACACGACGGCGTCGGGGAAGTATCAGGCGCTACTGACCGAGCTGCGCCGCATCGGGATCGGCCCCAGGTCAACTGAGCGCGTCGTCGTCTTCGCCGAGCGCATCGCGACGCTGACCTGGCTGGCTGAGCACCTGCGTGAGGACCTGCGCCTGCCCGCCGACGCGGTGCGGGTCATGCACGGGAGCCTGTCTGACGTGGAGCAGCAGGAGATCGTGGAGCAGTTCCGCCAGGCTCACACTCCGGTGCGCGTCCTGGTGACCGGCGACGTCGCCTCGGAGGGCGTCAACCTGCACGCCCAGTGCCATGAGCTCATCCACTACGACATCCCCTGGTCGCTCATCCGCATCGAGCAGCGCAACGGCCGCATCGACCGCTACGGCCAGAGCGTCTCACCGCAGATCACGACCCTGCTGCTGAGCCCATCAGACCCGCGCTTCTCCGGCGACGTCCGCGTGCTCACGCGCCTGATGGAGAAGGAGGATCAGGCGCACCGGGCCCTGGGCGACGCCGCCTCTCTCATGGGTCTGTACTCGGGCGAGAAGGAGGAGGCAGCGATCCGCGAGGCGCTGGCGGCCGGGCAGGATATTGACGACGTCGTCCCCGACGCCGACGACGCACTCACTCTGGACCCCATGGCCGCCCTGTTCGCGAAGCTGACGGGCACGGCCGAGGCCCGGGGCGACGACGCCGCTGCACCCACCGGCGCCGAGGACTCCCCTGCTGCTCCAAGCAATCCCAGCGACCCGGCCGGTCCGGCCGCCCCCACACCACCCGCTGCCCCGCTGGCGACGTCGACGCTGTACGAGACCCAGCTGGACTATCTGCGCCAGGCCCTCACCGAGCTCTATGAGCGCCCCGAGGAGCCCGAGCAGCGCCAGACCGGCGGCGGGGGCGTCTCGTGGCGCGAGCACGGCACGCAGCACGTGGTGGAGATGGTGCCCCCGGCGGGGCTTCGCCATCGCCTGTCGGTGCTGCCGCAGTCCTACCTGCGTGAGCGCCGCGTCCAGGAGCACCTCAAGCTAGCGACGACGCAGACGAAGGGCGCTCGTCTTCTCACGGAGGCCCTGAGTGACTCTTCGGACTCCTCCTGGCCAGAGGCTCACTACCTGGGACCGCTGCACCCGGTGCTGGACTGGGCCGGCGACCGGGTTCTGGCCAAGCTTGGCCGCTCCTCAGTGTTCGCGGTGCGCGGCGACGTCGACTCACCGACCGTCCTGCTGCTGGGGACTCTGACGAACCAGGCGGGCCGGACGGTGTCGATGGTGTGTGTCAGTATCGCCTTCCCCTACTTGGACCTGGCGGCCGCGCAGTCGGAGCTGGATGCGGGCCGGCCGGTCGAGGCGGTGCCGATCGGGCAGGTGCACGACTCCCCCACCGCCATGTTCGAGGCAGTGGGCATCTCCCGCGAGCTGCGGAACTCCGGGCCGGTGACGCAGACCAGCCTGCTGGAGGCGCTCATCCCTCCGGCGGTGGATACGGCTAGGGACCACATGAGACTGACCCTCGACGCAGCGGAGGAACAGGCGACGGCTCGGGTTGAGGCCTGGGCGGAACGTGCGAATACCTGGGATGACGAGGCCGGTCGCCTCATCCAGAACCGCCACCTGCGCGAGCAGCGGATCACGGTGGCGCAGGAGCACGAGCTCAGGAAACAGCACCTGCCCGCGCACACGCTGGTGCGCCCGCTGCTGGTGGTGGTGCCGCAGGACTTCGGGATGGAAGGGGATCTCTGA
- a CDS encoding DUF3618 domain-containing protein, translated as MSTNAVPTPTSVPAVPARPAVEAAPATQAVPSADDVLSDLAARRLALAADVDELAARLAPNNLAKVAKLKAREKVQDLRSQVVSKAEDTVGQVKNRLASLAGGGTDPEGGVDTYEPGTLTLGQRVSRLFDDARDGDPASLGIVTVAGLALAGLSVTATVAAVRAFRARAGQA; from the coding sequence GTGAGCACCAATGCTGTACCCACGCCCACATCCGTCCCCGCTGTGCCGGCCAGGCCGGCCGTGGAGGCCGCACCGGCCACGCAGGCCGTGCCGTCGGCTGACGACGTCCTGTCCGACCTGGCGGCCCGGCGCCTGGCGCTGGCCGCGGACGTCGACGAGCTCGCCGCGCGCCTGGCTCCGAACAACCTGGCCAAGGTCGCCAAGCTCAAGGCCCGTGAGAAGGTCCAGGACCTGCGAAGTCAGGTCGTCAGCAAGGCCGAGGACACGGTCGGGCAGGTCAAGAACCGCCTGGCCTCCCTGGCCGGCGGTGGCACCGACCCCGAGGGCGGGGTCGACACCTACGAGCCCGGCACGCTGACCCTCGGTCAGCGCGTCTCCCGCCTGTTCGACGACGCCCGCGACGGCGACCCCGCCTCCCTGGGGATCGTCACGGTTGCGGGGCTCGCCCTGGCGGGCCTGAGCGTGACGGCGACCGTCGCCGCGGTCAGGGCCTTCCGCGCTCGTGCGGGTCAGGCATGA
- a CDS encoding DUF3618 domain-containing protein: MTSGQQAGASGAEATESGSLSPEQIEERLRAQREALAASVDEFASRVDPRTQAKEAGEHLREQASAKADQLREQAAAGADRLREQAEAGAGRLREEAQRWAEQAEETWERAKQGDSEAASKLAKAAAVAGGVVTAGIVLTRLARR; the protein is encoded by the coding sequence ATGACCAGCGGCCAGCAGGCCGGAGCGTCCGGTGCCGAGGCCACCGAGTCCGGGTCGCTGAGCCCCGAGCAGATTGAGGAGCGGCTGCGCGCCCAGCGTGAGGCCCTGGCGGCGAGCGTCGATGAGTTCGCCTCCCGGGTCGACCCGCGCACGCAGGCGAAGGAGGCCGGGGAGCATCTGCGCGAGCAGGCGAGTGCCAAGGCCGACCAGCTGCGTGAGCAGGCTGCCGCTGGAGCCGACCGTTTGCGTGAGCAGGCGGAGGCCGGCGCCGGCCGACTGCGCGAGGAGGCCCAACGCTGGGCCGAGCAGGCGGAGGAGACCTGGGAGCGCGCCAAGCAGGGCGACTCCGAGGCGGCCTCCAAACTCGCCAAGGCGGCCGCCGTCGCCGGGGGCGTGGTGACCGCAGGCATCGTCCTGACCCGCCTCGCCCGCCGCTGA